One window of the Actinomyces procaprae genome contains the following:
- a CDS encoding hemolysin family protein → MSTSLALLLTVLLLAGNAFFVAAEFAVTSSRRARLEPLAEAGDRRAATALWALEHVSRMLATAQLGVTVCSTGLGVVAEPAIAHLLTPLLTRVGAGAAGAHAIAVVLALVIVVYAHVVAGEMVPKNLSISAPETAARWIVPALVRLSRILGPVITALNGFANGVLHLCGVETREEVSAAFNAAEVASIVERSTAEGVLDDETGLLSGALEFSEETAGSVMVPVGSLVTLPAGCTPQDVEQAVAATGYSRFPVLREAPAGADSAAGPVPSAPAAGRPDAGIVGYLHLKDVLYAEEDERSQPVPPWRVRALVPVRADDEVEDALASMQRSGAHLGRVEDESGTTIGVVFLEDILEELVGEVHDSMQREDHRRRDLGQG, encoded by the coding sequence ATGAGTACCTCCCTCGCCCTGCTGCTCACCGTGCTGCTGCTTGCGGGCAACGCGTTCTTCGTGGCCGCGGAGTTCGCGGTCACCTCCTCGCGCCGCGCCCGCCTGGAGCCGCTCGCCGAGGCCGGCGACCGCCGCGCCGCCACTGCCCTGTGGGCGCTCGAGCACGTCTCCCGCATGCTCGCCACCGCCCAGCTCGGCGTGACCGTCTGCTCCACCGGACTGGGGGTCGTGGCCGAACCGGCCATCGCCCACCTGCTCACCCCGCTGCTCACACGGGTCGGTGCCGGCGCCGCCGGGGCGCACGCCATCGCGGTGGTCCTCGCCCTCGTGATCGTCGTGTACGCCCACGTGGTCGCCGGGGAGATGGTGCCCAAGAACCTGTCCATCTCCGCGCCCGAGACCGCTGCCCGCTGGATCGTGCCGGCGCTGGTGCGCCTGTCCCGGATTCTCGGCCCCGTGATCACCGCCCTGAACGGCTTCGCCAACGGGGTGCTGCACCTGTGCGGCGTCGAGACCCGGGAGGAGGTGTCGGCCGCCTTCAACGCCGCCGAGGTCGCCTCCATCGTGGAACGCTCCACCGCGGAGGGAGTGCTCGACGACGAGACCGGGCTGCTGTCCGGCGCGCTGGAGTTCTCCGAGGAGACGGCCGGCAGCGTGATGGTGCCGGTCGGCTCACTGGTGACCCTGCCTGCCGGGTGTACTCCGCAGGACGTGGAGCAGGCGGTGGCCGCCACCGGGTACTCGCGCTTCCCCGTGCTCCGGGAGGCGCCCGCCGGGGCGGACTCCGCGGCGGGGCCGGTGCCCTCCGCCCCGGCCGCCGGCCGTCCGGACGCGGGCATCGTCGGCTACCTGCATCTGAAGGACGTCCTGTACGCCGAGGAGGACGAACGGTCGCAGCCCGTGCCCCCGTGGCGGGTGCGCGCCCTCGTGCCGGTGCGCGCAGACGACGAGGTCGAGGATGCGCTGGCCTCGATGCAGCGGTCCGGCGCTCACCTGGGGCGCGTTGAGGACGAGTCCGGGACTACGATCGGCGTCGTCTTCCTGGAGGACATCCTCGAAGAACTCGTCGGTGAGGTGCACGACTCCATGCAGCGCGAGGATCACCGCAGGCGCGACTTAGGGCAGGGGTGA